The Microbacterium foliorum genome has a window encoding:
- a CDS encoding helix-turn-helix domain-containing protein, with translation MDETVIRPEPSGRPDGFRNQRLCVVPRPQVEAALSRAVTRRLLVTDAGYFPTASGHRRVRARGATETIVILCVAGSGTVRLGDEEHPMTPGACVTIPAGVPHDYRASLDDPWTIWWMHVRGTDVPELTGPLLGIPRPLTRLRAVDGAVALFDELVGHLERRVSPAQLLAASGVAWHLLTRLAADSILPAEGSPLERAMRFLETRVDSNIPVAELAGMVGLSSSHLSAMFRRATGGGPGAFHTAVKMARARTLLDTTSSTVTEVAAAVGYSDPLYFSRHFRRVHGMNPTTYRAQHKG, from the coding sequence ATGGACGAAACAGTGATTCGACCCGAGCCGAGCGGACGGCCCGACGGCTTCCGCAATCAGCGACTGTGCGTCGTGCCGCGACCCCAGGTCGAGGCGGCGCTCTCGCGAGCCGTCACCCGCAGGCTCCTGGTGACCGACGCGGGGTACTTCCCCACCGCGTCCGGCCATCGCCGGGTTCGCGCGCGGGGTGCCACCGAGACCATCGTGATCCTCTGCGTCGCAGGCTCAGGGACGGTGCGCCTCGGCGACGAGGAGCATCCGATGACGCCCGGCGCCTGCGTGACCATCCCCGCGGGGGTACCGCACGACTACCGGGCGTCGCTCGACGATCCATGGACGATCTGGTGGATGCACGTGCGGGGCACCGACGTGCCCGAGCTCACCGGTCCCCTGCTCGGCATCCCCCGCCCGCTCACCCGGCTGCGCGCCGTCGACGGTGCCGTCGCTCTCTTCGACGAGCTCGTCGGCCACCTCGAACGACGCGTGTCACCCGCACAGCTGCTCGCGGCCTCGGGGGTGGCGTGGCACCTGCTCACGCGCCTGGCCGCCGACAGCATCCTCCCCGCGGAGGGATCACCTCTGGAGCGCGCCATGCGGTTCCTCGAGACCCGCGTCGACAGCAACATCCCGGTCGCAGAGCTCGCCGGCATGGTCGGGCTGTCCTCGTCGCACCTGAGCGCGATGTTCCGGCGCGCGACCGGAGGGGGCCCTGGCGCATTCCACACCGCCGTCAAGATGGCGCGAGCGCGCACTCTGCTCGACACGACGTCGTCGACCGTGACCGAGGTCGCCGCGGCGGTCGGATACAGCGACCCGCTCTACTTCTCCCGGCACTTCCGCCGCGTGCACGGCATGAACCCCACGACCTACCGCGCCCAGCACAAGGGGTGA
- a CDS encoding YdcF family protein, producing the protein MSTFLTVVLAVTGIVLATRDPRRLLPGVLLTIASTSLLLSIVDLLVGTGAVLIPLPDQIRDITWALLLLLVPVLASIGLGCTLVANGIVMMRREGGSLANRLSLLAGVGVLGLLAVGVIAVRTDWVELAVGLVFLIGPVGYIGMGFVAYLCWSAVYSRLARRAPAPSAVIALGSGLRSDGSVPPLLAQRVRLGVTTLQRFPDAVLVLSGGQGDDEPRSEAAAMREFAASIGAPPERMLVESASRTTEQNLTLTRELLADRGITGPVLAVTSDYHAFRAATLLRTLGITGHAIGARTARYYLPSALLREYLALLRDHRLLNTIALATLMAPLLAAILLSFVRF; encoded by the coding sequence ATGTCCACGTTCCTCACCGTCGTTCTCGCAGTGACGGGAATCGTGCTCGCGACTCGCGACCCGCGGCGACTGCTGCCGGGTGTCCTGCTCACGATCGCCAGCACGTCCCTGCTCCTCTCGATCGTGGACCTCCTGGTCGGCACAGGCGCGGTGCTGATTCCGCTTCCCGACCAGATCCGCGACATCACCTGGGCGCTGCTGCTTCTGCTCGTCCCCGTGCTCGCCAGCATCGGCCTCGGCTGCACGTTGGTCGCGAACGGGATCGTCATGATGAGACGAGAGGGAGGGTCGCTCGCCAACCGGCTGTCCCTGCTCGCAGGCGTCGGAGTGCTCGGCCTGCTTGCGGTGGGCGTCATCGCGGTACGGACCGACTGGGTCGAGTTGGCGGTCGGCCTCGTGTTCCTCATCGGCCCGGTCGGCTACATCGGGATGGGATTCGTCGCCTATCTCTGCTGGTCCGCTGTCTACTCCCGCCTCGCGCGACGGGCTCCAGCCCCTTCCGCAGTGATCGCTCTGGGGTCGGGGCTGCGGTCAGATGGAAGCGTTCCGCCCCTGCTCGCGCAGCGAGTGCGGTTAGGGGTCACCACCCTGCAACGCTTTCCCGACGCCGTCCTGGTGCTCTCCGGGGGACAGGGCGACGATGAGCCGCGCAGCGAGGCCGCCGCGATGCGCGAGTTCGCCGCATCGATCGGCGCCCCACCCGAGCGCATGCTCGTCGAGAGCGCCTCCCGCACCACAGAACAGAACCTCACGCTCACGCGAGAGCTCCTCGCAGACCGTGGCATCACCGGCCCCGTGCTGGCCGTCACGAGCGACTATCACGCCTTCCGTGCAGCCACGCTGCTTCGCACCCTCGGCATCACGGGGCATGCGATCGGCGCCCGCACCGCCCGGTACTACCTCCCCAGCGCGTTGCTCAGGGAGTACCTCGCCCTGCTGCGCGACCACCGACTGCTGAACACGATCGCACTCGCGACGCTCATGGCGCCACTTCTCGCGGCCATTCTCCTCTCGTTCGTCCGCTTCTGA
- a CDS encoding trans-sulfuration enzyme family protein — translation MSPRPDRKDPHTLSDLSLAVHAGNVLDSTLALRTPLVMANSYQLPDDPSEISWSATAPGLYTRNTGVNQAALEQKLAALDGAEDAVALASGVAALHAVFFTHVRVGDHVVVSDVVYEATWRLWTELLPRRYGLEATFVDITDLDAVRAAMRPETRLVCIEAIANPTTKVADVSAVAEIAHAAGAILMVDSTFSPPPFYRPIRDGADLVVHSLTKYLNGHGDAMGGSVSGRRELIEPIKADAMVDVGGIISPFNAWQIQRGTVTLPLRLRQHFSSALRIAEMLEADPRVEYIYYPGLESHPDHALAARQFGGRGFGGMMAFAVAGSPDVQNRFVANLRLITSGFSLGHDDSLIVHTGTDGGRVATYPAPFREFGHLRLSVGLEDTDDLVADLSEALELTFGRDSR, via the coding sequence ATGAGCCCTCGCCCCGACCGCAAGGATCCGCACACGCTGTCCGACCTCAGCCTGGCCGTGCACGCGGGCAATGTGCTCGATTCGACTCTGGCGCTGCGCACGCCTCTCGTGATGGCGAACTCCTATCAGCTGCCCGATGATCCGAGCGAGATCAGCTGGTCGGCCACGGCACCAGGCCTCTACACCCGCAACACCGGAGTCAACCAGGCGGCCCTCGAGCAGAAGCTGGCCGCGCTCGACGGCGCAGAGGACGCGGTCGCCCTCGCCTCGGGGGTCGCCGCACTGCATGCGGTCTTCTTCACCCACGTGCGCGTCGGCGACCACGTCGTCGTGAGCGATGTCGTGTACGAGGCCACCTGGCGGCTGTGGACCGAGCTGCTGCCACGACGGTACGGCCTCGAAGCGACGTTCGTCGACATCACCGACCTCGACGCCGTACGGGCCGCGATGCGTCCGGAGACGCGGCTCGTGTGCATCGAGGCGATAGCGAACCCGACCACGAAGGTCGCCGACGTGAGCGCGGTCGCCGAGATCGCCCACGCCGCGGGCGCCATCCTGATGGTGGATTCCACTTTCTCGCCACCGCCGTTCTACCGCCCCATCCGCGACGGCGCCGACCTGGTCGTGCACTCCCTCACCAAGTACCTCAACGGTCACGGCGACGCCATGGGAGGCTCCGTCTCGGGGCGTCGCGAGCTGATCGAGCCGATCAAGGCCGACGCCATGGTCGACGTCGGCGGCATCATCTCGCCGTTCAACGCCTGGCAGATCCAGCGCGGCACCGTCACCCTGCCGCTGCGCCTTCGCCAGCACTTCTCATCGGCGCTGCGGATCGCCGAGATGCTCGAGGCGGATCCGCGAGTGGAGTACATCTACTATCCCGGTCTCGAATCGCACCCCGACCACGCTCTCGCCGCACGCCAGTTCGGCGGGCGTGGCTTCGGGGGGATGATGGCCTTCGCCGTCGCCGGTTCCCCCGATGTGCAGAACCGGTTCGTCGCGAACCTCCGATTGATCACGTCCGGATTCTCGCTCGGTCATGATGATTCGCTCATCGTGCACACAGGCACCGACGGCGGCCGGGTGGCCACCTACCCGGCACCGTTCCGAGAGTTCGGGCACCTCCGTCTCTCTGTCGGCCTCGAGGACACCGACGACCTGGTCGCCGACCTCTCCGAAGCCCTGGAACTGACGTTCGGACGCGACTCGCGATAG
- a CDS encoding siderophore-interacting protein codes for MNAERPWAYSAFPVEVRETRRLSPGFIRITFTGDALEHFASWGTDQRIKLVLPMADGSLADFGLLDEPTPHPSDWYTRWKSLPEGERNVLRTYTPAGIRAQVRELDVDFFLHEPAGPASQWAARAVPGDRVVITGPDRRMGWTGYGLHWHPGEATRLLLVADETAFPAVRGILQTLGEAHRVDVILECADPADDIVSADAGARADIRLIRRTSGDSSELERAVARWSDEHGESVRADPAFYAWIAGESGATARVRRLLTAEAGISKERVSFLGYWKVGGPLVG; via the coding sequence ATGAACGCCGAACGCCCGTGGGCCTACAGCGCCTTTCCTGTGGAGGTGCGTGAGACGCGTCGACTGAGCCCGGGGTTCATCCGGATCACCTTCACCGGCGACGCTCTGGAGCACTTCGCGAGCTGGGGCACCGACCAGCGCATCAAGCTGGTGCTGCCGATGGCCGACGGCTCGCTCGCGGACTTCGGTCTGCTCGACGAGCCCACCCCGCATCCGTCCGACTGGTACACCCGCTGGAAGAGCCTGCCCGAAGGTGAGCGCAACGTGCTGCGCACCTACACCCCTGCCGGGATCCGGGCGCAGGTGCGCGAGCTCGACGTGGACTTCTTCCTGCACGAGCCCGCGGGCCCCGCATCGCAGTGGGCGGCACGGGCGGTACCCGGCGACCGCGTGGTGATCACGGGGCCGGATCGACGGATGGGCTGGACGGGGTACGGACTGCACTGGCATCCCGGTGAGGCGACCCGGTTGCTGCTCGTCGCCGACGAGACCGCCTTCCCCGCCGTGCGCGGGATCCTGCAGACGCTCGGCGAGGCGCACCGCGTCGACGTGATCCTCGAGTGCGCGGACCCGGCCGACGACATCGTCTCGGCGGATGCCGGTGCTCGCGCCGACATCCGACTCATCCGCCGTACGTCCGGCGACAGCTCCGAGCTGGAGCGGGCGGTGGCGCGCTGGAGCGACGAGCACGGTGAGAGCGTGCGCGCCGATCCGGCCTTCTACGCCTGGATCGCGGGGGAGTCGGGGGCCACCGCCCGGGTGCGCCGCCTTCTCACCGCCGAGGCAGGCATCTCGAAGGAACGGGTGTCGTTCCTCGGGTACTGGAAGGTCGGCGGTCCGCTCGTCGGGTGA
- a CDS encoding Lrp/AsnC family transcriptional regulator codes for MERLHLDQIDRLILAALTENARIPLVALAAQVHLSRNAVKQRIERMERQGMIGGYTVVAGRAGGSAVSAVVMVYRSDRMRGGGVVSEIAQIPEVRRCDVLSGDFDLLVTLEAESMDRIGEIWETLAALPGVSNTVTAVSLTRVVDRF; via the coding sequence ATGGAGCGACTCCACCTCGATCAGATCGATCGCCTCATCCTCGCGGCACTCACCGAGAACGCCCGCATCCCTCTGGTGGCACTCGCGGCCCAGGTGCATCTGTCACGGAACGCGGTCAAGCAGCGCATCGAGCGCATGGAACGACAGGGCATGATCGGGGGCTACACGGTCGTCGCCGGACGCGCCGGCGGATCCGCGGTGTCAGCCGTCGTGATGGTCTACCGCAGTGACCGGATGCGCGGGGGTGGCGTCGTGTCCGAGATCGCTCAGATCCCCGAGGTGCGCCGATGCGACGTGCTCTCGGGCGACTTCGATCTGCTCGTCACGCTGGAGGCCGAGTCGATGGATCGGATCGGCGAGATCTGGGAGACGCTCGCCGCGCTGCCCGGCGTCTCGAACACCGTGACCGCGGTGTCGTTGACGCGGGTGGTCGATCGGTTCTGA
- a CDS encoding DUF5107 domain-containing protein, protein MIEEPTSAHADHEKLVLPEPPAELLAALDRGEAVAWRQPLAIRTYEADAPSVYPMYLDQRVYQGSSGRVYPLPFTEGVADEAVVREWDAVHLENEYVRLVVLPELGGRIHVGYDKTSDYDFFYRNNVIKPALVGLAGPWISGGVEFNWPQHHRPATYLPVETSIEVGEDGTVTVWCHDHDPFARMSAQHGVRLRAHSSVVELAVRLHNRTDERQSFLWWANVAARVHDDYQSFFPEDVGYVADHARRALTRFPAADREYYGVDYPGLAAEHPGADRIDWYRNIPVPTSYMIVDSAQDFFGGYDHAAGAGFVHWAERRVSPGKKQWTWGDAPFGHAWDAQLTDGDGPYVELMAGVYTDNQPDFTWILPGETKVFTQYWYPIPGIGVAHQATPDAAVHVDREGEIEASFAVTAQQAGATARILRGDAVLASRTHDLVPGVPLTVAAESPDGLDEGDDLRVELLGASGQVLVRWTPSIAAAEEPWVAEEPPLPDDIDSVEELYLTGLHLSQYRHPTRSASGYWNAALQRDPGDVRTNLALADRDYRAGDYGRALDRVDRALARLTRRNANPADAEAFHLRGLILRRLDRRIEAEQAFGKAGWDGTWAAASGLALARSLASRQQNRAALRVLDTLDGIVGHDTRRIALRAILQRRAGEHAAADALVADALVADPLDATLRVLAGRQIASDAGLMLDVALDLRDAGALDDALRVLGDAVALPVTAGGNVRPIAHYLAAQIHRSRGDDTRAADERRRAREADLTWAFPFGLDALDALEAALAVDPDDAVAHSLLGMLLYAHGRRHAATAHGERAIALGRADAVLLRNAALAAYNISHDDARAQELYERAIAAAPRDARLRYEQDQLAARVGRPTAQRLDRLRSVEDLVLTRDDFTIEYIRLLVAEGEAERAHRILLERRFRPWEGGEGQALAAWDATHDALGLARADPPASLGEARAQYTPPAARRDDGSTDYFATSLPELLLFARETGDDGR, encoded by the coding sequence ATGATCGAGGAACCGACCTCCGCACACGCGGATCACGAGAAGCTCGTGCTCCCCGAGCCGCCTGCCGAGCTGCTCGCCGCGCTCGATCGCGGCGAGGCGGTGGCCTGGCGGCAGCCGCTCGCGATCCGCACATACGAGGCGGATGCGCCGAGCGTGTATCCGATGTACCTCGATCAGCGCGTCTATCAGGGGTCGAGCGGTCGGGTGTATCCGCTGCCCTTCACCGAGGGCGTCGCCGACGAGGCGGTGGTCCGCGAGTGGGATGCCGTGCACCTCGAGAACGAGTACGTGCGGCTGGTGGTGCTGCCCGAGCTCGGCGGTCGCATCCATGTGGGCTATGACAAGACGAGCGACTACGACTTCTTCTACCGCAACAACGTCATCAAGCCGGCACTCGTCGGTCTCGCCGGGCCCTGGATCTCGGGCGGCGTCGAGTTCAACTGGCCGCAGCACCATCGCCCCGCCACCTACCTGCCGGTGGAGACCTCGATCGAGGTCGGCGAAGACGGCACGGTGACGGTGTGGTGTCACGATCACGACCCGTTCGCCCGCATGTCGGCGCAGCACGGTGTGCGCCTGCGCGCGCACAGCTCGGTGGTCGAGCTCGCCGTGCGCCTGCACAACCGCACGGACGAGCGGCAGTCGTTCCTGTGGTGGGCGAACGTCGCCGCGCGCGTGCACGACGACTACCAGTCGTTCTTCCCGGAGGACGTGGGCTACGTCGCGGACCACGCGCGTCGCGCGCTGACGCGGTTCCCCGCCGCCGATCGCGAGTACTACGGGGTGGACTACCCGGGGCTGGCCGCCGAGCATCCCGGTGCCGATCGCATCGACTGGTATCGCAACATCCCGGTGCCGACGTCGTACATGATCGTCGACAGTGCCCAGGACTTCTTCGGCGGGTACGACCATGCCGCCGGGGCCGGGTTCGTGCACTGGGCCGAGCGGCGGGTGTCGCCGGGCAAGAAGCAGTGGACCTGGGGGGATGCGCCCTTCGGGCACGCCTGGGACGCGCAGCTGACCGACGGCGACGGGCCGTACGTCGAGCTCATGGCGGGCGTCTACACCGACAATCAGCCCGACTTCACCTGGATCCTCCCCGGCGAGACGAAGGTCTTCACGCAGTACTGGTACCCGATCCCGGGCATCGGCGTCGCGCACCAGGCGACACCGGATGCCGCGGTGCACGTCGACCGCGAGGGAGAGATCGAGGCCTCGTTCGCGGTGACCGCACAGCAGGCGGGGGCCACCGCGCGCATCCTCCGCGGCGACGCGGTGCTCGCCTCGCGGACACACGATCTCGTGCCCGGGGTGCCGCTCACGGTCGCGGCCGAGAGCCCGGACGGACTCGACGAGGGAGACGACCTCAGGGTGGAACTGCTCGGCGCCTCCGGGCAGGTGCTCGTGCGCTGGACCCCGTCGATCGCCGCGGCCGAGGAGCCGTGGGTTGCCGAGGAGCCGCCGCTCCCCGACGACATCGACTCCGTCGAGGAGCTGTATCTGACCGGTCTGCACCTGAGTCAGTATCGACACCCCACACGTTCGGCATCGGGCTACTGGAACGCCGCCCTGCAGCGGGATCCCGGTGATGTGCGCACCAATCTCGCCCTCGCCGACCGCGACTACCGCGCCGGCGACTACGGTCGCGCGCTCGATCGTGTCGACCGGGCGCTGGCTCGGCTCACCCGCCGCAACGCGAATCCGGCCGATGCCGAGGCGTTCCACCTGCGGGGCCTGATCCTGCGCCGACTCGATCGCCGCATCGAGGCCGAGCAGGCCTTCGGCAAGGCCGGGTGGGACGGAACCTGGGCGGCGGCGTCCGGGCTCGCCCTCGCCCGATCACTCGCCTCGCGTCAGCAGAACCGCGCGGCGCTGCGCGTGCTCGACACCCTCGACGGCATCGTCGGCCACGACACCCGCAGGATCGCGCTGCGGGCCATCCTCCAGCGGCGGGCGGGAGAGCACGCCGCGGCCGATGCGCTCGTCGCCGACGCCCTGGTCGCCGATCCGCTCGACGCGACCCTGCGGGTGCTGGCCGGCCGCCAGATCGCATCCGATGCGGGGCTGATGCTCGATGTCGCTCTGGACCTGCGCGACGCGGGCGCTCTCGACGACGCACTGCGTGTTCTCGGGGATGCCGTGGCACTGCCCGTGACCGCGGGCGGCAACGTGCGCCCGATCGCCCACTACCTCGCCGCGCAGATCCACCGCAGCCGGGGTGACGACACCCGGGCCGCCGACGAACGTCGCCGCGCTCGCGAGGCCGACCTGACCTGGGCGTTCCCGTTCGGGCTCGACGCGCTCGACGCCCTGGAGGCGGCGCTGGCGGTCGACCCGGACGACGCGGTCGCCCACTCGCTGCTCGGCATGCTGCTGTACGCGCACGGCCGGCGTCACGCGGCGACTGCGCACGGGGAGCGGGCGATCGCCCTCGGTCGCGCGGATGCCGTGCTCCTGCGCAACGCCGCGCTCGCCGCCTACAACATCAGTCATGACGATGCTCGCGCGCAGGAGCTGTACGAGCGCGCGATCGCCGCCGCGCCGCGCGACGCCCGACTCCGTTACGAGCAGGATCAGCTCGCGGCCCGCGTGGGGCGCCCCACCGCGCAGCGACTCGACCGCCTGCGCTCCGTGGAGGATCTGGTGCTGACCCGCGACGACTTCACGATCGAGTACATCCGGCTGCTGGTGGCCGAGGGCGAGGCCGAGCGCGCCCACCGCATCCTCCTCGAGCGTCGCTTCCGCCCGTGGGAGGGGGGAGAGGGGCAGGCGCTCGCCGCGTGGGATGCCACGCACGACGCGCTCGGCCTCGCGCGCGCCGACCCGCCGGCGTCGCTGGGCGAGGCCAGGGCGCAGTACACACCGCCGGCCGCCCGCCGCGACGACGGCTCGACGGACTACTTCGCGACGAGTCTTCCCGAGCTGCTGCTCTTCGCCAGGGAGACCGGCGACGACGGGCGGTGA
- a CDS encoding beta-galactosidase: protein MTTFDDAPQTPPAPFTVAVSASPAVVPAPLEMGDDDTTVERLQLTSRFVTRNGEPWIPVMGEYHFSRDLPENWERELRKMKAGGISVLATYVLWIVHEEIRGELRWDGRRDLRRFIETADRVGLRVMLRIGPWAHGETRNGGFPDWLQALPIGHRSDDPAYLAVTRRWYGGIEEQVRGLLHTSENPEGPIIGIQVDNELYDDGPHLATLRALAEEVGMRASLWTATGWGGAQLPRGRVLPVYAGYSDGFWEESDTGWPDFGEMHFTYSTVRDDLSVGADVRGADVRGADLRVADLRGTAAEADPDAGLGTDDPWPFVTCELGGGMAVAYHRRPLVDPDDVAALALTKVGSGSAWQGYYMYHGGLQVLGELSSTQESQATGYPNDVPVRDYDFFAPLGTVGAQRPHFHALRQQHLLLDAFGAALAPAATTIPARVDGGPRWAVRSDGDRGFLFLNNHQPAVAALPDLDDVHFDVRLGDHAITVPTAPITVPAGAFAVWPLRQMYPDVPALTVTAQPITQITDGDRTVVLFAASEGIDVELQVEGVDAVAISGAEVRLQDGVVHAVPSVPPGLDCEVGIGDTTLVFLDRATAESVWRGDVAGRDTVILWAGGGWFDDDGFTAVLGDRAGALGAFPALRGRDLEPLAAEGSVFSRRAVVGGAAPVPLDVPAFSERPTVPLRTGGPAGRFSAPADDDFADAATVEVHVPRSALETGDGERSVLTLDWTGDVMRVMIGDSLIADQFWYGRPFEIDLTPHREALAAQPLTLRAFAWAADSPVYVDPRVRPVGGEDVLEIRSAVVRRTATASFR from the coding sequence ATGACCACGTTCGACGACGCCCCGCAGACGCCGCCCGCACCGTTCACCGTCGCCGTCTCGGCGTCCCCGGCCGTGGTGCCCGCACCGCTCGAGATGGGTGACGACGACACGACCGTGGAGCGCCTCCAGCTGACCTCGCGCTTCGTGACGCGGAACGGTGAGCCGTGGATCCCGGTGATGGGGGAGTACCACTTCAGCCGCGACCTGCCCGAGAACTGGGAGCGGGAGCTGCGCAAGATGAAGGCCGGCGGCATCTCCGTGCTCGCCACCTACGTGCTGTGGATCGTGCACGAGGAGATCCGCGGCGAGCTGCGGTGGGACGGGCGGCGAGACCTGCGTCGGTTCATCGAGACGGCCGACAGGGTGGGGCTCAGGGTGATGCTGCGGATCGGTCCGTGGGCGCACGGCGAGACCCGCAACGGCGGCTTCCCGGACTGGCTGCAGGCGCTGCCGATCGGGCACCGCTCCGACGACCCGGCCTACCTCGCTGTCACGCGGCGGTGGTACGGCGGCATCGAGGAGCAGGTGCGCGGCCTCCTCCACACGTCGGAGAATCCCGAGGGGCCGATCATCGGCATCCAGGTCGACAACGAGCTCTACGACGACGGGCCGCACCTGGCGACCCTGCGCGCCCTCGCAGAGGAGGTCGGGATGCGGGCGAGTCTGTGGACCGCGACCGGGTGGGGCGGAGCGCAGCTGCCGCGAGGCCGCGTCCTGCCGGTCTACGCCGGATACTCCGACGGCTTCTGGGAGGAGTCGGACACGGGGTGGCCGGACTTCGGAGAGATGCACTTCACCTACAGCACGGTCCGCGACGACCTCAGCGTCGGTGCGGATGTGCGGGGTGCGGATGTGCGGGGTGCGGATCTGCGCGTGGCGGATCTGCGCGGCACGGCGGCCGAGGCGGATCCGGATGCCGGTCTCGGCACCGACGATCCCTGGCCGTTCGTGACCTGCGAGCTCGGCGGCGGCATGGCGGTGGCCTACCACCGGCGTCCGCTCGTCGACCCCGACGACGTGGCCGCCCTCGCCCTGACCAAGGTGGGCAGCGGATCCGCGTGGCAGGGCTACTACATGTACCACGGCGGCCTGCAGGTGCTCGGCGAGCTGTCGTCGACGCAGGAGTCGCAGGCGACCGGCTACCCGAACGACGTGCCGGTGCGCGACTACGACTTCTTCGCACCGCTGGGCACCGTGGGGGCGCAGCGCCCGCACTTCCACGCGCTGCGGCAGCAGCACCTGCTCCTCGACGCCTTCGGCGCGGCTCTCGCTCCCGCCGCGACGACGATTCCCGCGCGGGTCGACGGCGGCCCGCGTTGGGCGGTGCGCAGCGACGGCGACCGCGGATTCCTGTTCCTGAACAACCATCAGCCCGCGGTCGCCGCACTCCCCGACCTCGACGACGTGCACTTCGACGTGCGCCTCGGCGATCACGCGATCACCGTCCCGACCGCGCCGATCACGGTGCCCGCCGGCGCCTTCGCCGTCTGGCCGCTGCGTCAGATGTATCCGGACGTTCCCGCGCTCACCGTCACCGCGCAGCCGATCACGCAGATCACCGACGGCGACCGCACCGTCGTGCTGTTCGCGGCGAGCGAGGGGATCGACGTCGAACTGCAGGTGGAAGGGGTGGATGCCGTCGCGATCTCGGGCGCCGAGGTCCGCCTGCAGGACGGCGTGGTGCATGCCGTCCCGTCCGTGCCCCCGGGGCTCGACTGCGAGGTCGGGATCGGCGACACGACCCTGGTGTTCCTCGACAGGGCCACCGCCGAGAGCGTGTGGCGCGGCGATGTCGCCGGCCGCGACACCGTGATCCTGTGGGCGGGCGGCGGATGGTTCGACGACGACGGCTTCACCGCCGTGCTCGGTGACCGCGCCGGTGCCCTCGGGGCCTTCCCCGCCCTGCGAGGTCGTGATCTCGAACCGCTCGCCGCGGAAGGATCCGTCTTCTCGCGCCGGGCGGTCGTGGGCGGGGCTGCCCCCGTGCCTCTCGACGTGCCGGCCTTCAGCGAACGACCGACCGTGCCGCTGCGCACCGGGGGGCCCGCCGGCAGATTCTCGGCACCCGCCGACGACGACTTCGCGGATGCCGCCACGGTCGAGGTGCACGTGCCGAGAAGCGCGCTCGAGACCGGCGACGGCGAGCGGTCGGTGCTGACCCTCGACTGGACGGGAGATGTGATGCGGGTCATGATCGGCGACAGCCTGATCGCCGACCAGTTCTGGTACGGACGCCCGTTCGAGATCGACCTCACGCCGCACCGCGAGGCGCTCGCCGCACAGCCGCTGACCCTCCGCGCGTTCGCCTGGGCGGCGGACTCCCCGGTCTACGTCGACCCGCGGGTGCGGCCGGTCGGCGGCGAGGATGTACTGGAGATCCGTTCGGCGGTGGTGCGTCGCACCGCGACCGCATCCTTCCGCTGA